In a genomic window of Streptomyces pristinaespiralis:
- a CDS encoding carbohydrate ABC transporter permease, whose protein sequence is MGTPPVTQLEESVRQVADKAPAAGTTPSPVRRRGRKDGLIGYLFMSPWIAGFLLLTAGPMVASLYFAFTDYNLFDSPKWIGLGNFSEMFADPRWRTSVEVTAKYVLIGTPLKLLLALGVALLLAQSRRGQAFYRAAFYAPSLVGASVSVAIVWRALFSDDAVVDRAQTFLGMDVGGWIGDPAWVLYCLVALTVWQFGAPMVIFLAGLKQVPKELYEAAQVDGAGPWRRFWHITLPMISPVMFFNVLLETIHSFQIFGSAYIMSNGSCGPADATLVYTCYLYQQGFENSRMGFASAMAWMLLIAVGLVTAVLFWSQRRWVHYEEASR, encoded by the coding sequence ATGGGAACGCCACCCGTGACCCAGCTCGAGGAATCCGTGCGGCAGGTGGCGGACAAGGCCCCTGCCGCCGGCACGACGCCCTCGCCCGTCCGCCGCCGCGGACGCAAGGACGGCCTGATCGGCTACCTGTTCATGTCGCCCTGGATCGCCGGCTTCCTGCTGCTCACCGCGGGACCGATGGTCGCCTCCCTCTACTTCGCCTTCACCGACTACAACCTCTTCGACTCCCCGAAGTGGATCGGCCTCGGCAACTTCTCCGAGATGTTCGCCGACCCGCGCTGGCGCACATCGGTCGAGGTCACCGCCAAGTACGTCCTCATCGGGACGCCGCTGAAGCTGCTCCTCGCCCTCGGCGTCGCGCTGCTGCTGGCGCAGAGCCGGCGCGGACAGGCCTTCTACCGGGCCGCCTTCTACGCCCCCTCGCTCGTCGGCGCCAGTGTGTCCGTCGCCATCGTGTGGCGCGCCCTGTTCTCCGACGACGCGGTGGTGGACCGGGCCCAGACGTTCCTCGGCATGGACGTCGGCGGCTGGATCGGCGACCCCGCCTGGGTCCTCTACTGCCTGGTGGCACTGACCGTCTGGCAGTTCGGCGCGCCGATGGTCATCTTCCTGGCCGGACTCAAGCAGGTGCCCAAGGAGCTGTACGAGGCGGCCCAGGTCGACGGCGCCGGACCGTGGCGGCGCTTCTGGCACATCACCCTGCCGATGATCTCGCCGGTGATGTTCTTCAACGTCCTGCTGGAGACCATCCATTCGTTCCAGATCTTCGGATCGGCCTACATCATGAGCAACGGCAGCTGCGGACCCGCGGACGCCACGCTCGTCTACACCTGCTACCTGTACCAGCAAGGCTTCGAGAACAGCCGGATGGGCTTCGCGTCCGCCATGGCGTGGATGCTGCTGATCGCCGTCGGCCTGGTCACCGCGGTGCTGTTCTGGTCCCAGCGCCGCTGGGTGCACTACGAGGAGGCGTCCCGATGA
- a CDS encoding ABC transporter substrate-binding protein, producing MRMSRHVERRTFLKAAGASLAGAGLTAAGCGAGSGSSGGPVTIRYAWWGADDRAKKINRTVALFEKKHPKIKVKTDFQQYGDFWKKFNTQAAGGNPPDVFQNAIGFLRKYDAKRVLLDLDAQAKKGNLDLGDFRAGLEKFGVVDGRLLGVPVGSNSMGLIIDERVFEKAGVTPAPGWTWDDWDDALVKIHDKAGVAGDSGPFGIMYLYDLILRQNGKAFFTEKGLGFTESDLVPYWTESMKRVRTGLYADQKKVEQIKPKSALAAGLAGGEFTWDNFTARYSAEGKSSYAIAPIPTADGKKTGQYLGSLMLSGSARTKHPAEVATFIDFMVHDPEVGRIMGYDRGVLSTNEQYEAFDPTDPVSKKIAAYEKQIAAAGTLETITPHPAGADVVEAAFLRIAADMALGKAPVEESARQFFTEAKTALGS from the coding sequence ATGCGTATGTCCAGGCATGTGGAGAGGCGGACCTTCCTCAAGGCGGCCGGCGCGAGCCTGGCCGGTGCGGGACTGACCGCCGCCGGCTGCGGCGCCGGCAGCGGCTCGTCCGGCGGGCCCGTCACCATCCGCTACGCCTGGTGGGGCGCGGACGACCGGGCGAAGAAGATCAACCGGACGGTCGCCCTCTTCGAGAAGAAGCACCCGAAGATCAAGGTCAAGACGGACTTCCAGCAGTACGGCGATTTCTGGAAGAAGTTCAACACCCAGGCGGCGGGCGGCAATCCGCCGGACGTCTTCCAGAACGCCATCGGCTTCCTGCGGAAGTACGACGCCAAGCGCGTCCTGCTCGACCTCGACGCTCAGGCGAAGAAGGGCAACCTGGACCTCGGCGACTTCCGGGCCGGACTCGAGAAGTTCGGGGTGGTCGACGGCAGACTGCTCGGCGTGCCGGTCGGCTCCAACTCCATGGGCCTGATCATCGACGAGCGGGTCTTCGAGAAGGCCGGCGTCACCCCGGCCCCGGGCTGGACATGGGACGACTGGGACGACGCCCTCGTCAAGATCCACGACAAGGCCGGGGTCGCGGGCGACTCGGGCCCCTTCGGCATCATGTACCTCTACGACCTGATCCTCCGCCAGAACGGCAAGGCCTTCTTCACCGAGAAGGGCCTCGGATTCACCGAGAGCGACCTCGTCCCGTACTGGACCGAGTCGATGAAGCGCGTCAGGACGGGCCTGTACGCGGACCAGAAGAAGGTCGAGCAGATCAAGCCCAAGTCCGCCCTCGCGGCGGGGCTCGCCGGCGGCGAGTTCACCTGGGACAACTTCACGGCCCGCTACTCCGCCGAGGGCAAGAGCTCGTACGCCATCGCCCCCATCCCCACCGCCGACGGCAAGAAGACCGGCCAGTACCTCGGTTCGCTGATGCTCAGCGGCAGCGCCCGCACCAAGCACCCCGCGGAGGTGGCCACCTTCATCGACTTCATGGTCCACGACCCCGAGGTCGGCCGGATCATGGGGTACGACCGCGGCGTGCTCTCCACCAATGAGCAGTACGAGGCGTTCGACCCCACCGACCCGGTCAGCAAGAAGATCGCCGCGTACGAGAAGCAGATCGCCGCCGCCGGCACGCTGGAGACCATCACCCCCCACCCCGCCGGCGCGGACGTCGTCGAGGCCGCGTTCCTGCGGATCGCCGCCGACATGGCGCTCGGCAAGGCCCCCGTCGAGGAATCCGCGCGGCAGTTCTTCACCGAGGCGAAGACGGCGCTCGGCTCCTGA
- a CDS encoding glycoside hydrolase family 53 protein, translated as MHTAPHFLRRLLKAAALPALGALLITALPAQPVSAAATLTNTGFESGTTGWSTYSAAGQHAASYTEAGGRTGSNRLTHWSSSAYKVETYQYLSGLTDGTYKLSAWVRSSGGQSAAYLALRNCGSAEQRTDLPPTPDGRWIRLVTSVRVTGGQCTVSINSDARAGNWLNVDDLTFTPGSTGLSVKGVDVSTLKKSEDLGGVYRTAAGTTGDGLGILKSAGANYGRLKVWVDPADGYNNKARVLQTAKRIKAQGMKLLVDFHYSDIWADPGAQTKPAAWSSHSYDQLTKDVYDHTYDVLNALKAQGTTADMVQIGNEINTGMLWPEGSTENWDRTAGLLKSGISAAKAVSSSTRIALHLAHGGDNGLYRWWFDNATSRGVGFDVIAVSFYGYWHGALSDLQANLDDVSTRYAKPVMVVETAYPFRLDSKDSHENIIDLPGELVSGYPASPAGQAAWVRDVMNVVEAVPNGRGLGVVYWEPAWTAVTGNGWDPADPSSGNGWENQALFDYENRLLPAANWLSHR; from the coding sequence ATGCACACGGCCCCACACTTCCTCCGCAGACTGCTCAAAGCCGCCGCCCTGCCCGCGCTGGGCGCCCTGCTGATCACGGCACTGCCCGCACAACCGGTCAGCGCGGCGGCCACGCTCACCAACACCGGCTTCGAATCGGGCACGACCGGCTGGTCCACCTACTCCGCCGCGGGTCAGCACGCGGCGTCCTACACCGAGGCCGGCGGGCGCACCGGCAGCAACCGCCTCACGCACTGGTCGTCCTCCGCGTACAAGGTGGAGACGTACCAATACCTCTCCGGACTCACCGACGGGACGTACAAGCTGAGCGCCTGGGTGCGCTCGAGCGGTGGCCAGAGCGCGGCCTACCTGGCGCTGCGCAACTGCGGATCGGCGGAACAGCGCACCGACCTGCCGCCCACCCCCGACGGCAGGTGGATACGCCTCGTCACCTCCGTCAGGGTGACCGGCGGGCAGTGCACCGTCAGCATCAACTCCGACGCGAGGGCCGGGAACTGGCTGAACGTCGACGACCTCACCTTCACCCCGGGTTCTACCGGCCTGAGCGTCAAGGGCGTCGACGTCTCCACGCTGAAGAAGAGCGAGGACCTCGGCGGCGTGTACCGCACGGCCGCGGGGACCACCGGTGACGGGCTCGGCATCCTGAAGTCGGCGGGGGCCAACTACGGCCGGCTCAAGGTCTGGGTGGACCCGGCCGACGGCTACAACAACAAGGCCCGCGTGCTCCAGACCGCCAAGCGGATCAAGGCCCAGGGCATGAAGCTGCTGGTCGACTTCCACTACTCGGACATCTGGGCCGACCCGGGCGCCCAGACGAAGCCCGCGGCCTGGTCCTCGCACTCCTACGACCAGCTCACCAAGGACGTGTACGACCACACCTACGACGTCCTGAACGCCCTCAAGGCGCAGGGCACCACCGCCGACATGGTGCAGATCGGCAACGAGATCAACACCGGCATGCTCTGGCCGGAGGGCTCCACGGAGAACTGGGACCGGACCGCCGGGCTGCTCAAGTCCGGCATCTCCGCGGCGAAGGCCGTCTCCTCCTCCACCCGGATCGCCCTGCACCTGGCGCACGGCGGGGACAACGGCCTGTACCGCTGGTGGTTCGACAACGCCACCTCCCGGGGCGTCGGTTTCGACGTCATCGCCGTCTCCTTCTACGGCTACTGGCATGGAGCGCTCTCCGACCTCCAGGCCAACCTGGACGACGTCTCCACCCGCTACGCCAAGCCCGTCATGGTCGTCGAGACCGCCTACCCCTTCCGGCTCGACAGCAAGGACAGCCACGAGAACATCATCGACCTGCCCGGCGAGCTGGTGTCCGGATACCCGGCGAGCCCGGCCGGCCAGGCGGCCTGGGTGCGCGACGTGATGAACGTGGTCGAGGCCGTGCCGAACGGCCGCGGCCTGGGCGTCGTCTACTGGGAGCCCGCCTGGACGGCCGTCACGGGCAACGGCTGGGACCCGGCCGACCCGTCGTCCGGCAACGGCTGGGAGAACCAGGCCCTCTTCGACTACGAGAACAGGCTGCTGCCCGCCGCGAACTGGCTGAGCCACCGCTGA
- a CDS encoding exo-rhamnogalacturonan lyase family protein: protein MSPISRRSLLSAAAAAGAAAQFSWALGSTTAQAAPRQAAAGPEPVTLKWLEDDGLGAAPGTTLGVPWPKGAYAKDQTFSLTTADGRQVPVQSWPLAQWPDGSLKWTAHAIGPETSAKSFTLTAGEPAAPGRRITVTTKGGTVDVSTGVITARLGTSGSSLVRSVTRGGTEIARNGRLVLLRQGEIEDGDQGRESYERFESAIHETEVEQDGPVRAVVRIDGKHRRGNRSWLPFSVRLYFYAGAESFRMVHTITYDGTQEPGRADGDFIRGLGVRFTVPMRDPSYDRHIRIGGDGTGLLREAVKGITGLRRDPGAAVQAAQFEGRALPDPATWDQRVTSRLHLIPEWGDYTLSQLSADGFTLRKRTKKGHGWIASGGGRRASGFGYVGGVSGGLSFGLRDFWEKHPAGLDIRDAHTDSAEVTLWLWSPEAQPMDLRFYHDGLGQDTYAEQLEGLNITYEDYEPGFGTPYGIARTSELLFWAHDSTPEAGTLAKETSAVRTPPQLAAPPAHMVAAKVFGGLFSEPDRSDPAKARIEDHLDFLFTYYRDQVDMRRWYGFWDYGDIMHSYDPARHQWRYDVGGYAWDNSELSPDLWLWYAYLRSGRADIFRFAEAMTRHTGEVDVYHLGKWAGLGTRHGIQHYADSAKQQRIANTTYRRFYYFLTADERTGDLMHANVDSDETFLVLDPIRKIRTEPYTPDRHALSIGFGTDWSGLVSAWLTEWERGGPKAAKAKARILSTMETIAAQPNGFVQGSGLYDLDTGRFAVEKEPKVGVSHLSAVFGLNELCAELIDLIDMPAFREAYLDYCRYFNATKAEQAARYGSNFGSLILFQGHSRLDAYAAVQTGDERLARRAWEKFYNSDGYRESAPWATEEVDGPVTLVPGSEANWVYTNDTALYGLAAIENLALVGDRMP from the coding sequence ATGTCTCCGATCTCCCGCAGGTCCCTGCTCTCGGCGGCCGCGGCCGCCGGCGCGGCCGCCCAGTTCAGCTGGGCACTCGGCAGCACGACCGCGCAGGCGGCGCCCCGTCAGGCGGCCGCCGGCCCCGAACCGGTGACACTGAAGTGGCTGGAGGACGACGGGCTCGGGGCCGCCCCCGGCACGACCCTCGGCGTGCCCTGGCCGAAGGGCGCGTACGCCAAGGACCAGACGTTCTCGCTGACCACCGCCGACGGCAGGCAGGTGCCGGTCCAGTCGTGGCCGCTCGCGCAGTGGCCCGACGGCTCCCTGAAGTGGACCGCCCACGCCATCGGCCCCGAGACCTCGGCCAAGAGCTTCACGCTCACCGCGGGCGAGCCCGCCGCACCCGGCCGTCGGATCACCGTCACCACCAAGGGGGGCACGGTCGACGTCTCCACGGGCGTCATCACCGCCCGCCTCGGCACGAGCGGGTCCTCCCTCGTCAGGTCCGTGACCCGCGGCGGCACCGAGATCGCCAGGAACGGGCGCCTCGTGCTGCTCCGCCAGGGCGAGATCGAGGACGGCGACCAGGGCCGGGAGTCCTACGAGCGCTTCGAGAGTGCCATCCACGAGACCGAGGTCGAACAGGACGGTCCCGTACGGGCGGTCGTCCGCATCGACGGCAAGCACCGCCGGGGAAACCGGAGCTGGCTGCCGTTCTCCGTCCGTCTCTACTTCTACGCCGGCGCCGAGTCGTTCCGCATGGTGCACACCATCACCTACGACGGCACCCAGGAACCCGGCAGGGCGGACGGCGACTTCATCCGCGGCCTCGGTGTCCGCTTCACCGTGCCGATGCGGGACCCTTCGTACGACCGGCACATCCGGATCGGCGGCGACGGCACCGGACTGCTCCGGGAGGCCGTCAAGGGCATCACCGGACTGCGCCGCGATCCGGGAGCGGCCGTCCAGGCGGCCCAGTTCGAGGGACGCGCACTTCCGGATCCGGCCACCTGGGACCAGCGCGTCACCAGCCGTCTGCACCTGATCCCCGAGTGGGGCGACTACACCCTCAGCCAGCTCTCCGCCGACGGGTTCACCCTGCGCAAGCGCACCAAGAAGGGACACGGCTGGATCGCGTCCGGCGGTGGGCGCCGCGCGTCCGGCTTCGGCTATGTCGGCGGCGTGAGCGGCGGACTGTCCTTCGGTCTCCGCGACTTCTGGGAGAAGCACCCCGCCGGTCTCGACATCCGCGACGCGCACACCGACAGCGCCGAGGTCACCCTCTGGCTCTGGTCACCCGAGGCACAGCCCATGGACCTGCGCTTCTACCACGACGGTCTCGGCCAGGACACCTACGCCGAGCAGCTCGAGGGCCTGAACATCACGTACGAGGACTACGAGCCCGGCTTCGGCACCCCGTACGGCATCGCCCGCACCAGCGAACTCCTCTTCTGGGCCCACGACTCGACGCCCGAGGCCGGCACCCTGGCCAAGGAGACGTCCGCCGTCCGCACCCCGCCGCAGCTCGCCGCCCCGCCCGCCCACATGGTCGCGGCCAAGGTGTTCGGCGGCCTGTTCTCCGAGCCCGACCGGTCCGACCCCGCCAAGGCCCGGATCGAGGACCACCTCGACTTCCTCTTCACGTACTACCGCGACCAGGTGGACATGCGGCGCTGGTACGGCTTCTGGGACTACGGCGACATCATGCACAGCTACGACCCGGCCCGGCACCAGTGGCGGTACGACGTCGGCGGCTACGCGTGGGACAACTCCGAGCTCTCCCCTGACCTGTGGCTCTGGTACGCCTACCTCCGCTCCGGCCGCGCCGACATCTTCCGCTTCGCCGAGGCCATGACCCGCCACACCGGCGAGGTCGACGTCTACCACCTGGGCAAGTGGGCCGGCCTCGGCACCCGGCACGGCATCCAGCACTACGCCGACAGCGCCAAGCAGCAGCGCATCGCCAACACCACCTACCGGCGCTTCTACTACTTCCTCACCGCCGACGAACGCACCGGCGACCTGATGCACGCGAACGTCGACTCCGACGAGACGTTCCTCGTGCTCGACCCGATCCGTAAGATCCGCACCGAGCCCTACACGCCCGACCGGCACGCCCTGTCCATCGGCTTCGGCACCGACTGGAGCGGACTGGTCTCCGCATGGCTCACCGAATGGGAGCGCGGCGGTCCCAAGGCGGCGAAGGCGAAGGCCAGGATCCTGTCCACGATGGAGACGATCGCCGCCCAGCCCAACGGCTTCGTCCAGGGCAGCGGCCTGTACGACCTCGACACCGGCCGCTTCGCCGTCGAGAAGGAGCCCAAGGTCGGCGTCTCGCACCTGTCCGCCGTCTTCGGCCTGAACGAACTCTGCGCGGAGCTGATCGACCTGATCGACATGCCGGCGTTCCGCGAGGCGTATCTCGACTACTGCCGCTACTTCAACGCGACCAAGGCCGAGCAGGCCGCACGCTACGGCTCGAACTTCGGCTCACTGATCCTCTTCCAGGGCCACTCCAGGCTGGACGCGTACGCGGCCGTCCAGACCGGCGACGAGAGGCTCGCGCGCCGCGCCTGGGAGAAGTTCTACAACAGCGACGGCTACCGGGAATCGGCGCCGTGGGCCACGGAAGAGGTCGACGGGCCCGTCACGCTGGTGCCGGGCAGCGAGGCCAACTGGGTCTACACCAACGACACCGCGCTGTACGGGCTCGCGGCCATCGAGAACCTGGCGCTGGTCGGCGACCGGATGCCGTGA
- a CDS encoding carbohydrate ABC transporter permease has product MSGTVNTSARRGGGSLLWHVGALALLAVVLYPVIWVIGGSLKPSDDIIGSLDLFPTDPIVENYRRLTDGIADIPITTFFVNSTFLAVGSVAGVLLSCSLAAYAFAKIRFPGRNLMFALMIGTLLLPYHVLLIPQYVLFQKLELINTYVPLLLGKYLATDAFFVFLMLQFMRNLPRELDEAARLDGCGHLRIYWSIVLPLCRPALITSAIFTFINAWNDFMGPLIYLNEPEKYTVSLGLKMFIDQDAVADYGGMIAMSLVALLPVLAFFLAFQRYLIDGMATSGLKG; this is encoded by the coding sequence ATGAGCGGCACGGTCAACACCAGCGCGCGCCGCGGCGGCGGGTCACTGCTCTGGCACGTCGGTGCCCTGGCGCTGCTCGCCGTGGTCCTCTATCCGGTGATCTGGGTCATCGGCGGCTCCCTGAAGCCCAGCGACGACATCATCGGCAGCCTGGACCTGTTCCCGACCGATCCCATCGTCGAGAACTACCGGCGGCTGACCGACGGCATCGCTGACATCCCCATCACCACCTTCTTCGTCAATTCCACCTTCCTCGCGGTCGGTTCGGTGGCCGGCGTACTGCTGTCGTGCTCGCTGGCGGCCTACGCCTTCGCCAAGATCCGGTTCCCCGGGCGGAATCTGATGTTCGCGCTGATGATCGGCACGCTGCTGCTGCCGTACCACGTACTCCTCATCCCGCAGTACGTGCTGTTCCAGAAGCTGGAACTGATCAACACCTATGTGCCGCTGCTGCTCGGCAAGTACCTCGCGACCGACGCCTTCTTCGTCTTCCTCATGCTGCAGTTCATGCGGAACCTGCCGAGGGAGCTGGACGAGGCCGCCCGGCTGGACGGCTGCGGTCATCTGCGCATCTACTGGTCGATCGTGCTGCCGCTGTGCCGGCCGGCCCTGATCACCAGTGCCATCTTCACCTTCATCAACGCGTGGAACGACTTCATGGGCCCGCTGATCTACCTGAACGAGCCGGAGAAATACACCGTCTCGCTCGGACTGAAGATGTTCATCGACCAGGACGCCGTCGCCGACTACGGCGGCATGATCGCCATGTCGCTCGTCGCGCTGCTGCCCGTGCTGGCCTTCTTCCTCGCCTTCCAGCGCTACCTGATCGACGGCATGGCGACCTCGGGCCTGAAGGGCTGA
- a CDS encoding glycoside hydrolase family 2 TIM barrel-domain containing protein, whose protein sequence is MSHSYVDDVRPGSGSLPPRARYATSDAAALSLNGSWRFRLSATADAEDDSFAAPGHDSSGWDEVRVPGHWVLQGHGAPVYTNHLYPFPVDPPRVPTENPTGDHLRYFDLPGDWGGGDALLRFDGVESCARVWLNGRELGEFKGSRLPHEFAVGHLLRAEGNVLAVRVHQWSSGSYLEDQDQWWLPGIFRDVTLLHRPAGCAGDFFVHASYDHHRAEGTLRVDSERAGRVTVPELGIDVATGEQVTVPVRPWTAETPRLYDGTLVLPGERVPLRIGFRTVAVEDGVIKVNGERILFRGVNRHEFHPDTGRALDAGTMRRDAELMKRHNINAVRTSHYPPHPDFLDLCDELGLWVIDECDLETHGFVEQDWHDNPVDDDRWTPALIDRAARMVERDKNHPSVIIWSLGNEAGTGRGLTAMAEWIRARDPERLIHYEGDPGCRDTDMYSRMYPPHDEVDRIGRGLDGGPAARRGLPFILCEYGHAMGNGPGGLADYQRLFEAHPRNQGGFIWEWIDHGLTDARFGFAYGGDFGEELHDGNFVCDGLLFPDRTPSPGLIEYKKVIEPVRIEAGAADGAAAGVRITNLYDFSDLSHLAFEWSFQSGGETVAHGPLTVPPTAAGAWAEVRLPEPPVSEKGVGSVWTVRALLAEDTPWGRLGHEVAWGQLEAARPAPVQVPGHDRPARGQGLITLGPASFDVRTGELRTIGPVAVAGARLNVWRAPTDNDNGAPWQPDPRNGPLWRALGLHRVRHRLDAVEVTDDAVTVRTRVAPAGRDVGLLTDYRWTSDGVRLRLTVSVVPQGRWRLPLPRLGIRLGLPASYGGVRWYGGGPGEAYPDSRSAARLGLWHTDVDAMQTPYVRPQENGARADVRWAELTSPQAGLRIDGDPAFWLTARRWTTGQLDAAEHLTDLVPSAETVWVELDHLQHGLGSQSCGPGVLPEYRLDARPAEFSFVFTPLDGA, encoded by the coding sequence ATGTCCCACTCGTACGTCGACGATGTCCGGCCCGGCAGCGGGTCGCTCCCGCCACGCGCCCGGTACGCCACCTCGGACGCGGCGGCCCTCTCGCTGAACGGGAGTTGGCGCTTCCGGCTGTCCGCGACCGCAGACGCGGAGGACGACTCCTTCGCCGCGCCCGGCCACGACTCCTCCGGCTGGGACGAGGTGCGGGTGCCCGGCCACTGGGTGCTCCAGGGCCACGGCGCACCCGTCTACACCAACCACCTCTACCCCTTCCCCGTGGACCCGCCGCGCGTCCCGACGGAGAATCCGACCGGCGACCATCTGCGGTACTTCGACCTGCCAGGGGACTGGGGCGGCGGCGACGCCCTGCTCCGATTCGACGGCGTGGAGTCCTGCGCGCGTGTCTGGCTGAACGGCCGCGAGCTGGGCGAGTTCAAGGGCAGCCGGCTGCCGCACGAGTTCGCGGTCGGGCATCTGCTGCGCGCGGAAGGGAACGTCCTCGCGGTCCGCGTCCACCAGTGGTCGTCCGGGTCGTACCTCGAGGACCAGGACCAGTGGTGGCTGCCCGGCATCTTCCGGGACGTGACCCTCCTGCACCGGCCGGCCGGGTGCGCGGGGGATTTCTTCGTGCACGCCTCGTACGACCACCACCGCGCCGAGGGCACCCTGCGGGTCGATTCCGAGAGGGCCGGGCGGGTCACCGTGCCGGAACTCGGCATCGACGTCGCGACCGGCGAGCAGGTCACCGTGCCGGTACGGCCCTGGACGGCCGAGACCCCCCGCCTCTACGACGGGACACTGGTCCTCCCTGGCGAACGGGTCCCGCTGCGCATCGGCTTCCGCACGGTCGCCGTCGAGGACGGTGTCATCAAGGTCAACGGCGAGCGGATCCTGTTCCGAGGGGTCAACCGGCACGAGTTCCACCCGGACACCGGCCGCGCCCTCGACGCCGGGACCATGCGCCGGGACGCCGAGCTGATGAAGCGGCACAACATCAACGCCGTCCGCACCTCGCACTACCCGCCGCACCCCGACTTCCTCGACCTGTGCGACGAGTTGGGTCTGTGGGTGATCGACGAGTGCGACCTGGAGACGCACGGCTTCGTCGAGCAGGACTGGCACGACAACCCCGTCGACGACGACCGCTGGACCCCGGCACTGATCGACCGCGCCGCGCGCATGGTCGAGCGGGACAAGAACCACCCGTCCGTGATCATCTGGTCGCTCGGCAACGAGGCGGGCACGGGACGCGGTCTCACCGCGATGGCCGAGTGGATCCGCGCCCGCGACCCCGAGCGGCTCATCCACTACGAGGGCGACCCGGGCTGCCGCGACACGGACATGTACTCACGCATGTACCCGCCCCACGACGAGGTGGACAGGATCGGCCGCGGCCTCGACGGCGGACCGGCCGCCCGCCGCGGGCTCCCTTTCATCCTCTGCGAATACGGGCACGCGATGGGCAACGGTCCGGGCGGACTCGCCGACTACCAGCGGCTCTTCGAGGCACACCCGCGCAACCAGGGCGGCTTCATCTGGGAGTGGATCGACCACGGCCTGACCGACGCACGATTCGGCTTCGCCTACGGCGGCGACTTCGGCGAGGAGCTCCACGACGGGAACTTCGTCTGCGACGGCCTGCTGTTCCCCGACCGGACCCCCTCCCCCGGCCTGATCGAGTACAAGAAGGTCATCGAGCCGGTCCGCATCGAGGCCGGTGCGGCCGACGGCGCGGCGGCCGGCGTGCGCATCACCAATCTGTACGACTTCTCCGACCTGTCCCACCTCGCCTTCGAATGGTCCTTCCAGAGCGGCGGAGAGACCGTGGCGCACGGCCCGCTGACCGTCCCGCCGACGGCCGCCGGCGCCTGGGCCGAGGTCCGGCTGCCCGAACCCCCGGTGTCGGAGAAGGGCGTGGGGAGTGTGTGGACGGTACGGGCGCTGCTGGCCGAGGACACCCCCTGGGGCCGCCTCGGCCACGAGGTCGCCTGGGGCCAGCTCGAGGCCGCACGCCCCGCCCCCGTGCAGGTCCCGGGCCATGACCGCCCGGCGCGCGGCCAGGGCCTCATCACCCTCGGCCCTGCCTCCTTCGACGTCCGCACCGGCGAACTGCGGACCATCGGCCCGGTCGCCGTCGCCGGTGCGAGGCTGAACGTGTGGCGCGCCCCGACGGACAACGACAACGGCGCGCCCTGGCAGCCCGATCCGCGGAACGGACCCCTCTGGCGCGCCCTCGGTCTGCACCGTGTGCGGCACCGCCTGGACGCGGTCGAGGTGACGGACGACGCGGTGACGGTACGCACCCGGGTGGCGCCGGCCGGCCGTGACGTGGGGCTGCTCACCGACTACCGCTGGACCTCCGACGGTGTCCGGCTGCGCCTCACGGTGTCCGTGGTCCCGCAGGGTCGATGGCGGCTCCCCCTGCCGCGCCTCGGGATCCGACTGGGCCTTCCGGCGTCGTACGGAGGCGTCCGCTGGTACGGCGGCGGACCGGGCGAGGCGTACCCGGACAGCAGGTCCGCCGCCCGGCTCGGCCTCTGGCACACCGATGTCGACGCCATGCAGACCCCGTATGTCCGCCCGCAGGAGAACGGGGCGCGGGCCGATGTGCGCTGGGCGGAACTCACGTCCCCGCAGGCGGGGTTGCGGATCGACGGCGACCCGGCGTTCTGGCTGACCGCCCGCCGCTGGACGACCGGGCAGCTGGACGCGGCCGAGCACCTCACGGACCTCGTTCCCTCCGCCGAGACGGTGTGGGTGGAGCTCGACCACCTGCAGCACGGTCTCGGCAGCCAGTCCTGCGGCCCCGGTGTGCTGCCCGAGTACCGGCTGGACGCCCGGCCGGCCGAGTTCTCGTTCGTCTTCACCCCGCTCGACGGAGCCTGA